One part of the Solanum dulcamara chromosome 8, daSolDulc1.2, whole genome shotgun sequence genome encodes these proteins:
- the LOC129901489 gene encoding uncharacterized protein LOC129901489, whose protein sequence is MWLRLHTFSLQFSSSITTTGTLKSRDCNALCTSIYPPGSTKSKEPVSRVLKVSSALVETAASIAVAATIVGAAATILVRRNKASEAIEAPPRICEDCGGSGICAECRGEGFVLKKMSDENAERARMMAKNAATRYTAGLPKKWSYCMKCNASRSCSSCGGVGKLT, encoded by the exons CAACCGGGACATTGAAATCTAGAGATTGTAATGCCTTGTGTACAAGCATTTATCCTCCTGGTTCTACCAAGTCAAAAGAACCTGTTAGCAGAGTGCTCAAGGTATCTTCCGCGCTTGTAGAAACAGCAGCATCTATTGCAGTTGCTGCTACAATTGTGGGGGCTGCAGCAACTATTCTTGTAAGAAGAAATAAAGCTTCTGAAGCAATTGAG GCTCCGCCCAGAATCTGTGAGGACTGTGGTGGCTCTGGAATTTGTGCAGAATGCagaggggaaggatttgtgctAAAAAAGATGTCGGATGAAAATGCTGAGAGAGCAAGAATGATGGCAAAGAATGCAGCTACCAGATATACAGCAGG GCTTCCCAAAAAGTGGAGCTACTGTATGAAATGCAATGCTTCCCGATCCTGTAGTTCATGTGGCGGCGTTGGCAAGTTGACCTAA